A window of Hymenobacter aerilatus contains these coding sequences:
- a CDS encoding STAS domain-containing protein — protein sequence MKYSIDKKDTYTIITIDEKKLDTTVAPDLKSEFVKLNAEGTNNLILDLSNVKYTDSSGLSSILIANRLCNSTGGLLVLTGLQDHVMKLITISKLESVLHILPTVEEGIDRIFLHAIERDLTNKE from the coding sequence ATGAAGTACTCGATTGATAAAAAGGACACCTACACCATAATCACGATTGACGAGAAGAAGCTCGACACTACTGTTGCGCCCGATCTGAAGTCGGAGTTTGTGAAGCTGAATGCTGAAGGCACCAATAACCTGATTCTGGATCTGAGCAACGTAAAATACACCGATTCGTCGGGTCTCAGCTCCATTCTGATTGCTAACCGCTTGTGCAACTCTACTGGTGGCCTGCTGGTGCTTACCGGTCTGCAAGACCACGTGATGAAGCTCATCACCATCTCTAAGCTGGAATCGGTATTGCATATCCTACCCACTGTAGAAGAAGGTATTGACCGCATCTTCCTGCACGCCATTGAGCGCGACCTGACCAACAAGGAATAG
- a CDS encoding queuosine precursor transporter, giving the protein MAKKKQQLYLVLSGIFIVNALLAEIIGVKIFSANALLGLPPTLPGDLTAGVLIWPVVFVTTDIINEYFGKAGVLRVSFLTMGLILYAFFVILATTHLPPAKFWLDVNGTDAQGRPFNIDFAYHSIFRQGLGIITGSIVAFGVGQVLDATIFAWLRRLTNGRYVWLRATGSTLVSQLVDSFVVLYVAFYLFGNWSLAQVVQVANTNYWYKFAAAILLTPVLYVAHGLIDRYLGQEETEELQEQAAADVSV; this is encoded by the coding sequence ATGGCGAAGAAGAAACAACAGCTTTACCTGGTTCTCAGCGGCATTTTCATTGTGAATGCCCTGCTGGCAGAAATTATTGGTGTAAAGATATTTTCTGCCAATGCCCTGCTGGGCCTCCCCCCTACCCTGCCCGGCGACCTGACCGCCGGCGTACTCATCTGGCCGGTGGTGTTCGTCACTACCGATATCATCAATGAATACTTCGGCAAGGCGGGCGTACTGCGCGTGAGCTTCCTCACAATGGGGCTGATTCTGTACGCGTTCTTCGTTATTCTAGCCACCACCCACCTGCCACCGGCCAAATTCTGGCTGGATGTGAACGGCACCGACGCGCAGGGTAGGCCGTTCAACATCGATTTTGCCTACCATAGCATCTTCCGGCAGGGCCTGGGCATTATCACGGGCTCCATTGTGGCGTTTGGTGTTGGGCAGGTGCTGGATGCCACCATTTTTGCGTGGCTGCGACGCCTGACCAACGGGCGCTACGTATGGTTGCGCGCCACCGGCTCTACCCTGGTTTCGCAGCTGGTCGACTCGTTTGTGGTGCTGTACGTGGCGTTCTACCTGTTCGGCAACTGGAGCCTAGCGCAAGTGGTGCAGGTTGCCAACACCAACTACTGGTATAAATTTGCGGCAGCCATTCTGCTCACGCCGGTGCTCTACGTGGCCCACGGCCTCATCGACCGATACCTGGGCCAGGAAGAAACCGAGGAACTGCAAGAACAAGCCGCAGCCGACGTGAGCGTGTAA
- a CDS encoding sugar MFS transporter gives MWGFITCLNDILIPFLKVIFGLSYAQANLINLCFFGAYFLVSIPAGKLVARVGYKNGLLIGLVVAAIGCFLFYPAAGSRAYALFLGALFILASGITVLQVAANPYVAILGKPSLASARLTLTQAFNSLGVFIAPYIGSILILSHLPELDNVAPETIDIGALQIPYLVFGGILLFVSLVLSRLKLPVIAHTTPDGYSAADMGRAWHRRHLVLGVIGIFAYVGAEVAIGSHIVNYLNLPDVMNMSPKEAGIMLMFYGGTAMVGRFLGAYLLGRFPTGRLLAINAVGAVLLILLSVSTTGEVAMWTLLAVGFMNSLMFSAIFTLAVADLGSLTEEASGLLCTAIVGGALIPPLFGLIADYQSLRLAFILPALCYAYIGWYGLSGHKQKAL, from the coding sequence ATGTGGGGGTTTATCACCTGCCTGAACGACATTCTGATTCCCTTTCTTAAAGTCATCTTCGGACTCAGCTACGCGCAGGCTAACCTGATTAACCTATGTTTCTTCGGGGCGTACTTTTTGGTGAGTATTCCGGCCGGTAAGCTGGTAGCGCGGGTAGGCTACAAAAACGGTCTGCTGATTGGGCTGGTGGTAGCGGCCATAGGCTGCTTTTTATTCTATCCTGCTGCCGGTAGCCGGGCCTACGCGTTGTTTCTGGGGGCGTTGTTTATTCTGGCCTCAGGCATCACGGTGTTGCAGGTAGCCGCCAATCCGTATGTCGCCATCCTGGGTAAACCGTCGTTGGCTTCAGCCCGACTCACGCTCACGCAGGCCTTCAACTCGCTGGGGGTATTTATCGCGCCGTACATCGGCTCCATCCTCATCCTCTCGCATTTGCCCGAGCTGGACAACGTGGCGCCCGAAACGATTGATATTGGGGCGTTGCAGATTCCCTATCTGGTATTCGGCGGTATTTTGCTGTTTGTGAGCCTCGTCCTAAGCCGACTTAAGCTACCGGTTATCGCACATACCACGCCCGATGGCTATTCTGCCGCCGATATGGGCCGGGCATGGCACCGCCGCCACTTGGTGCTGGGGGTAATTGGCATTTTTGCCTATGTAGGTGCCGAGGTAGCTATTGGCTCGCACATCGTGAACTACCTCAACCTACCCGACGTGATGAACATGTCGCCGAAAGAGGCAGGTATCATGCTGATGTTCTATGGCGGTACGGCCATGGTAGGGCGCTTCCTTGGTGCGTATCTGCTAGGGCGCTTCCCCACAGGGCGGCTATTGGCCATCAACGCCGTAGGAGCGGTGCTGTTAATCCTGCTGTCTGTGAGTACCACCGGCGAGGTAGCCATGTGGACGCTGCTGGCCGTGGGCTTTATGAACTCCCTGATGTTCTCGGCTATTTTCACGCTAGCAGTGGCCGACTTGGGTTCTCTCACAGAAGAAGCTTCAGGCTTATTGTGCACCGCCATCGTAGGTGGCGCGCTCATTCCGCCGCTGTTTGGCTTGATTGCTGACTACCAGAGCTTGCGCCTAGCTTTCATCCTGCCAGCGTTGTGTTATGCCTACATCGGGTGGTATGGTTTGAGCGGCCACAAACAAAAAGCACTTTAG
- the trpS gene encoding tryptophan--tRNA ligase → MSRILTGIQSTGRPHLGNLLGAILPAVELSKTSTNESLLFIADLHSLTTVRDAKTLRQNTYAVAAAWLACGFDTEKNMFYRQSDVPQVTELAWYLSCFAPYPMLANAHSFKDKSDRLSDVNAGLFTYPVLMAADILLYDAEVVPVGKDQIQHLEITRDIASAFNNRYGETFVLPQARVDQQLMTIPGIDGQKMSKSYGNIIDIFVDDKTLLKTIRSIVSDSTPLEAPKDPENDTTFKLYSLLATPEQIADMRANYLNGGYGYGHAKTALYELIRERFATEREQFAYYTSNLPEIDARLAEGARKAQAYGSTVLNKVREKVGYAMRL, encoded by the coding sequence ATGTCCCGCATTCTTACCGGCATTCAGAGCACTGGTCGCCCGCACTTGGGCAACCTGCTGGGTGCCATTCTTCCGGCCGTAGAGCTGTCGAAAACCAGCACCAACGAGTCGTTGCTGTTTATTGCTGATCTGCACTCCCTCACCACAGTGCGCGACGCCAAAACGCTGCGTCAGAACACGTACGCCGTGGCGGCCGCGTGGCTGGCCTGTGGGTTCGACACGGAGAAGAACATGTTCTACCGGCAGTCTGATGTGCCGCAGGTAACGGAGTTGGCATGGTACCTGTCGTGCTTTGCGCCCTACCCGATGCTGGCCAACGCACACTCCTTCAAGGACAAATCGGACCGGCTTTCGGACGTAAATGCGGGTCTGTTTACCTACCCCGTACTGATGGCCGCCGATATTCTGCTCTACGATGCGGAGGTGGTTCCCGTGGGCAAAGACCAAATCCAACACCTGGAAATTACCCGCGACATTGCTTCAGCCTTCAACAACCGCTACGGCGAAACCTTCGTGCTGCCGCAGGCCCGCGTCGATCAGCAATTGATGACCATCCCCGGTATCGACGGCCAGAAAATGAGCAAGAGCTACGGCAACATCATCGACATTTTTGTGGACGACAAAACGCTGCTCAAAACCATCCGCAGCATCGTATCGGATAGCACGCCCCTGGAAGCGCCCAAAGACCCCGAAAACGATACAACCTTCAAGCTCTACTCCCTGCTGGCCACCCCGGAGCAAATTGCCGACATGCGTGCCAACTATCTGAACGGTGGCTACGGCTACGGCCACGCCAAAACGGCCCTGTACGAACTGATTCGGGAGCGGTTTGCCACCGAGCGGGAGCAGTTCGCCTACTACACAAGCAACCTCCCCGAAATAGACGCCCGCCTTGCCGAAGGCGCCCGCAAAGCGCAGGCTTATGGCAGCACCGTCCTCAACAAAGTACGCGAGAAGGTAGGCTATGCGATGAGATTGTGA
- a CDS encoding class I SAM-dependent methyltransferase, with the protein MSPLDRFSTQAAQYAQYRIDYPQELYTDLLTGLKSRQRAWDCATGNGQVAAALAEQFAHVEATDSSAAQLAKAVLRPNITYQVAAAEATTFADNTFDLITVGQAVHWFDFDRFNAEVQRVARPGATIAEWGYQLAQLQADLNPVLAHFYADTMRPYWDDNRWHIDDQYARIPFPFAQVQHRTYHVRRNWTAAWFLDYLRTWSSVVKYTQQHGTDPVLLIEEEVVRRWGEGEREVIFPVFLRQGIIEK; encoded by the coding sequence ATGTCTCCACTCGACCGTTTTTCTACGCAAGCCGCCCAATACGCACAGTACCGCATTGATTATCCCCAGGAACTGTATACCGATTTGCTCACTGGCCTAAAATCCAGGCAGCGTGCCTGGGACTGTGCCACTGGCAATGGCCAGGTAGCCGCCGCGCTGGCCGAGCAGTTTGCGCACGTAGAGGCCACCGACAGCAGCGCGGCCCAGCTGGCCAAGGCTGTCCTGCGCCCCAACATCACTTACCAGGTAGCTGCCGCCGAAGCCACGACTTTTGCCGACAATACCTTTGACCTGATAACCGTGGGGCAGGCCGTACATTGGTTTGACTTCGACCGATTCAACGCGGAAGTGCAACGCGTGGCTCGGCCGGGCGCTACTATCGCCGAGTGGGGCTACCAGTTGGCTCAGCTACAGGCAGATCTGAACCCGGTTCTGGCGCACTTCTACGCCGATACGATGCGCCCGTACTGGGACGACAACCGCTGGCACATCGACGACCAGTACGCCCGCATTCCGTTTCCGTTTGCACAGGTGCAGCACCGTACCTACCACGTGCGCCGCAACTGGACGGCCGCGTGGTTTTTGGACTATCTGCGCACGTGGTCGAGCGTGGTGAAATACACGCAACAGCACGGTACCGACCCGGTGCTGTTGATTGAGGAAGAAGTGGTACGGCGCTGGGGCGAGGGGGAGCGAGAAGTGATTTTTCCTGTGTTTCTGCGGCAAGGAATAATAGAGAAATAG
- a CDS encoding Gfo/Idh/MocA family protein — MPKIILLLALLLGCFAVASATPAPAPVRVGIAGLTHAHVHVLLGRAQRGDVVIVGIAEPNRDLAQRITKQYGLSMKLVYPTLEEMLTKTKPQAVTAFNSIYDHLAVVQACAPRGVHVMVEKPLAVSVDHARQMAALATKHRIHLLTNYETSWYGTNHRAYELVTQQKTIGDIRKMVVHDGHQGPKAINVNPEFLEWLTDPVQNGGGALIDFGCYGADLMTWLMQGQRPQSVTAVTQHLQPQVYPRVDDEATIVVTYPHAQGIIQASWNWPYSRKDMEIYGQTGAVFALDSRQLRVRPTEKAAPQELTIAAPTAPYDEPFAYLAAVVRGDIPVDKLSSLETNLIVVEILDAARQSAKEGKTIFLSK, encoded by the coding sequence ATGCCTAAAATTATTCTGCTACTTGCCTTGCTGCTCGGCTGTTTTGCCGTTGCTAGCGCCACCCCTGCTCCAGCACCCGTGCGCGTAGGCATTGCGGGCCTCACGCATGCCCACGTGCACGTGCTGTTAGGCCGTGCACAACGTGGCGACGTGGTAATAGTAGGCATTGCGGAACCCAACCGCGACCTGGCACAGCGCATCACCAAGCAGTACGGCCTGAGCATGAAGCTGGTGTACCCTACCCTGGAGGAGATGCTGACGAAGACCAAGCCCCAGGCCGTTACCGCTTTCAATAGCATCTACGACCACCTAGCCGTAGTGCAAGCATGCGCACCCCGCGGCGTGCACGTGATGGTAGAAAAACCCTTGGCCGTGAGCGTAGATCATGCCCGCCAGATGGCCGCCCTGGCAACTAAGCACCGCATTCACCTGCTTACCAACTACGAAACCAGCTGGTACGGTACCAACCATCGCGCCTATGAGCTGGTGACGCAGCAGAAAACCATCGGCGACATTCGTAAAATGGTGGTGCACGACGGTCACCAGGGCCCAAAGGCCATCAATGTGAACCCAGAGTTTCTGGAGTGGCTGACGGACCCGGTGCAGAATGGCGGCGGCGCGCTGATTGACTTTGGCTGCTACGGCGCCGACCTAATGACTTGGCTGATGCAGGGCCAACGACCTCAGTCAGTGACAGCCGTGACCCAGCACCTCCAGCCGCAGGTGTACCCGCGCGTAGATGATGAGGCCACCATTGTGGTTACCTACCCGCACGCGCAGGGCATCATTCAGGCATCCTGGAACTGGCCCTACTCTCGCAAGGACATGGAAATCTACGGGCAGACCGGCGCCGTGTTTGCGCTCGACAGCCGCCAGTTGCGCGTGCGACCCACGGAAAAGGCCGCTCCGCAGGAGCTGACCATTGCCGCCCCAACCGCACCCTACGACGAGCCCTTTGCCTATTTGGCCGCCGTGGTACGGGGCGACATTCCGGTGGATAAGCTGTCGTCGCTGGAGACTAACCTTATCGTGGTAGAGATTCTGGATGCGGCCCGGCAGTCGGCCAAGGAAGGCAAAACGATTTTTCTGTCGAAATAG
- a CDS encoding ribonuclease Z has protein sequence MEFELKILGSASATPVMDRHHTAQLLTVGTSQYLIDCGEGTQRRLLEYKIRQPRIHTIFISHLHGDHFFGLFGLLGTMHLHGRTEPLQLFGPPGLDEILTTQFRYSHTRLNFELLFTAVDTTQHQQIFEDKQLTVHTLPMQHRIPCCGYLFREKPKRRHLIKEQLPAALTPAQLTALTQGEDVYDPDTRALLARNADVTTDPTPSRSYAFCSDTLYLPGLAPLLHGVDLLYHEATFSDEMRERAALTHHSTAHQAALLAQQAQVKQLLIGHFSSRYRDLAPLLAEAQAVFPNTELGVEGKTVSL, from the coding sequence TTGGAGTTCGAACTAAAAATACTTGGCAGTGCCTCGGCTACTCCCGTGATGGACCGCCACCACACGGCGCAACTCCTTACGGTAGGCACTAGCCAGTACCTTATTGACTGCGGCGAGGGTACGCAACGGCGCCTGCTGGAATACAAAATCCGGCAACCGCGTATTCATACCATTTTTATCTCCCACCTGCACGGCGACCATTTTTTTGGGTTGTTTGGATTGCTGGGCACTATGCACCTGCACGGTCGCACGGAGCCGCTCCAGCTCTTCGGCCCGCCCGGCCTCGATGAGATTCTGACCACACAGTTTCGCTACTCGCACACGCGGCTCAACTTCGAGCTGCTGTTTACGGCAGTAGATACCACGCAGCACCAACAAATCTTCGAGGATAAGCAACTAACAGTGCATACGTTGCCTATGCAGCACCGCATTCCGTGCTGCGGCTACTTATTCCGGGAAAAGCCCAAGCGCCGCCACCTCATCAAGGAGCAATTGCCAGCGGCCCTCACGCCGGCCCAGCTTACGGCCCTCACGCAAGGCGAAGATGTGTACGACCCAGACACCCGCGCCTTGTTGGCCCGCAACGCCGACGTTACCACCGACCCTACCCCCTCGCGCAGCTACGCCTTCTGCTCCGACACGCTGTATCTGCCGGGCCTGGCCCCACTGCTGCACGGCGTAGATCTTCTCTATCACGAAGCCACCTTTTCGGATGAGATGCGCGAGCGGGCCGCCCTCACGCACCACTCCACGGCTCACCAAGCTGCTTTGCTGGCCCAACAAGCGCAGGTGAAGCAGTTACTTATCGGCCATTTTTCGTCGCGCTACCGCGACTTGGCACCTTTGCTAGCCGAGGCCCAGGCGGTATTTCCGAATACAGAGTTGGGGGTAGAAGGTAAGACCGTAAGCCTATGA
- a CDS encoding DUF4198 domain-containing protein — MRLALKSTVLTILISTPALLAAAHEFWLAPPQYVVTVGQKVRLQTWVGENFTGQRWVGKSNRLTRFVHAGPAGIEDLTPAATQTDTLQTALTFTQPGTHVVALTTNDAYLEQTAEEFNTYLKEEGLDKVLVLRQQRNELSKSAREAYQRCAKTLVQAGKPNSRDTARAYARPLGLPLELVPEQNPYLLRPGAVLTVRVEQAGQPVAGALVQVWQHPPGQKPKASRFYSNLSGRILLRLSTPGSYLLSTVQMAASPDHARADWHSTWASLTFGTVGTTSY, encoded by the coding sequence ATGCGGCTTGCGCTGAAAAGCACCGTTCTTACTATCCTCATCAGCACGCCGGCGCTGTTGGCGGCCGCCCACGAGTTTTGGCTGGCGCCACCGCAGTATGTCGTAACAGTTGGGCAGAAAGTGCGGCTGCAAACATGGGTAGGCGAGAACTTCACTGGCCAGCGCTGGGTAGGCAAAAGCAACCGCCTCACGCGCTTTGTGCACGCAGGTCCGGCAGGCATCGAAGACCTTACCCCGGCCGCTACCCAAACCGATACGCTACAAACAGCCCTCACCTTCACCCAGCCCGGTACCCATGTAGTGGCCCTCACTACTAATGACGCCTATCTAGAGCAAACAGCCGAGGAATTTAACACCTACCTGAAAGAAGAAGGACTTGATAAAGTACTAGTATTGCGCCAGCAGCGCAACGAGCTAAGCAAATCGGCCCGTGAGGCCTACCAACGCTGCGCCAAAACGCTGGTGCAAGCCGGCAAACCCAACTCCCGCGATACAGCCCGCGCCTACGCCCGGCCACTGGGCCTACCCCTAGAACTGGTGCCTGAGCAAAACCCCTACTTGCTGCGGCCGGGTGCTGTGCTCACGGTGCGCGTAGAGCAAGCCGGCCAGCCCGTTGCGGGCGCCTTGGTGCAGGTGTGGCAGCACCCACCCGGACAAAAACCGAAAGCTTCGCGCTTCTATAGTAACCTTAGCGGCCGAATTTTGTTACGCTTATCTACCCCTGGCAGCTACTTGCTAAGCACGGTGCAAATGGCTGCCTCCCCCGACCACGCCCGTGCCGACTGGCATAGCACGTGGGCTTCTCTTACTTTTGGTACGGTAGGTACAACTAGTTATTAA
- a CDS encoding DEAD/DEAH box helicase, giving the protein MNYQQATPIQEQAIPKIIEGKDLIACAQTGTGKTAAYLIPLLDKISHAKHTHTSTLILVPTRELATQIDEQVTGFGYFVEASSIAIYGGGKSEGWEQQKRALTGGADIIIATPGRLIAHMQMGYVKFDQLNYLVLDEADKMMDMGFSDDILSIVRHLPKERQTLLFSATMPNKIREFSKQLLQEPDEIRLAVSKPAEGINQQFYMAFDRQKIYLLEHILKNQQVQSMVLFTSQKAAVGGIVRSINKLGYAAKGISSNCTQEEREQIMREFKNKQFPILVATDVLSRGIDIDSLSHVVNYDIPRAAEDYVHRIGRTARAATTGTAITFISDQDQDRVVKIEKLLEREVEKQNITEELGLGEAPEFDPKRFSGLRGKIGGRDGRSGSGRDGSRPRREGDKPRGEGGERRSHGGRGPRREGQSAPTPAADGTTPLVATEGRPPRAPRPEGATTEAAGSDGQAREGQRRRKRGGRNRGGRGPRPEGQASDATATPTPAPASSNAE; this is encoded by the coding sequence ATGAATTACCAACAGGCCACGCCCATTCAGGAGCAGGCCATTCCCAAAATTATTGAAGGCAAGGACCTGATTGCCTGCGCCCAGACGGGCACTGGCAAAACCGCTGCCTACCTTATTCCGCTACTCGATAAGATTTCGCACGCCAAGCACACGCACACCAGCACCCTCATTCTGGTGCCTACCCGCGAGCTGGCTACTCAGATAGATGAGCAGGTAACGGGCTTTGGCTACTTCGTGGAAGCTAGTAGCATTGCCATCTATGGAGGTGGCAAAAGCGAAGGCTGGGAGCAGCAAAAACGTGCCCTCACCGGCGGCGCCGACATCATCATTGCCACCCCCGGCCGCCTCATTGCCCACATGCAAATGGGCTACGTAAAGTTTGACCAGCTCAATTATCTGGTGCTCGACGAGGCCGATAAGATGATGGACATGGGCTTCTCCGACGACATTCTGAGCATTGTGCGGCACCTGCCCAAGGAGCGACAAACGCTGCTGTTCTCGGCCACTATGCCTAACAAGATCCGAGAGTTCTCAAAGCAGCTGTTGCAGGAACCAGATGAAATCCGACTGGCTGTATCCAAGCCGGCCGAGGGCATCAACCAGCAGTTCTACATGGCCTTCGACCGCCAGAAGATCTATCTGCTGGAGCATATTCTGAAGAATCAGCAAGTGCAAAGCATGGTGCTGTTTACGTCGCAGAAAGCGGCGGTAGGCGGCATTGTGCGCAGCATCAACAAGCTGGGCTACGCAGCCAAGGGTATTTCCTCGAACTGCACGCAGGAGGAGCGCGAGCAGATTATGCGCGAGTTCAAGAACAAGCAGTTCCCTATTCTGGTAGCCACCGACGTGCTTAGCCGCGGCATCGACATCGACTCGCTGAGCCACGTGGTAAACTACGACATTCCACGCGCCGCCGAGGACTATGTGCACCGCATTGGCCGCACGGCCCGCGCTGCTACTACCGGCACGGCCATCACCTTCATTTCGGACCAAGACCAGGACCGTGTGGTGAAGATTGAGAAGCTGCTGGAACGCGAGGTAGAAAAGCAGAACATCACGGAAGAGCTGGGCCTGGGCGAAGCCCCCGAGTTCGACCCCAAGCGCTTTAGCGGCCTACGCGGCAAAATAGGCGGGCGCGACGGCCGCAGCGGTTCCGGTCGCGATGGTAGCCGCCCCCGCCGCGAAGGCGACAAGCCCCGTGGCGAAGGTGGCGAGCGACGCAGCCACGGTGGCCGCGGCCCACGCCGCGAAGGCCAGAGTGCCCCTACCCCAGCCGCCGATGGTACTACGCCACTCGTTGCTACAGAAGGCCGTCCGCCCCGCGCCCCACGCCCCGAGGGAGCTACCACCGAGGCTGCTGGTAGCGATGGACAAGCCCGTGAAGGTCAGCGCCGCCGGAAGCGTGGCGGCCGCAACCGCGGCGGCCGTGGCCCGCGCCCAGAGGGCCAGGCTTCAGACGCTACTGCGACGCCTACCCCAGCGCCAGCTTCTTCCAACGCAGAGTAG